One Leopardus geoffroyi isolate Oge1 chromosome C1, O.geoffroyi_Oge1_pat1.0, whole genome shotgun sequence DNA segment encodes these proteins:
- the AMPD1 gene encoding AMP deaminase 1 isoform X1, with product MSGYFIVSGSHPHSLLSPPFYCAILESRTPATMPLLKLPAKEKQIDDEIRSLAEKVFASEVKDEGGRQEISPFDVDEICPISHHEMRAHMFQLEAMSTSTEGRRKKRFHGRKTVNLSIPQSEASSTKLSHIDEYISSSPTYQTVPDFQRVQITGDYASGVTVEDFEMVCKGLYRALCIREKYMQKSFQRFPKTPSKYLRNIDGEAWVANESFYPVFTPPAKNGEEPFQTDNLPENLGYHLKMKDGVVHVYPNEAAASKDEPKPLPYLDMDTFLDDMNFLLALIAQGPVKTYTHRRLKFLSSKFQVHEMLNEMDELKELKNNPHRDFYNCRKVDTHIHAAACMNQKHLLRFIKKSYHIDADRVVYSSKEKNLTLKELFAKLKMHPYDLTVDSLDVHAGRQTFQRFDKFNDKYNPVGASELRDLYLKTDNYIDGEYFATIIKEVGADLVEAKYQHAEPRLSIYGRSPDEWHKLSSWFVRNRIYCRNMTWLIQVPRIYDVFRSKNFLPHFGKMLENVFMPVFEATINPQAHPDLSVFLKHITGFDSVDDESKHSGHMFSSKSPKPQEWTMEKNPSYTYYAYYMYANITVLNSLRKERGMNTFLFRPHCGEAGALTHLMTAFMTADNISHGLNLKKSPVLQYLFFLAQIPIAMSPLSNNSLFLEYAKNPFLDFLQKGLMISLSTDDPMQFHFTKEPLMEEYAIAAQVFKLSTCDMCEVARNSVLQCGISHEEKAKFLGDNYLEEGPMGNDIRKTNVAQIRMAYRYETWCYELNLIAEGLKSGE from the exons AAATTGATGATGAAATACGTAGCTTGGCTGAAAAAGTATTTGCCTCTGAAGTCAAAGATGAGGGAGGCCGTCAGGAGATTTCCCCCTTTGATGTGGATGAAATCTGTCCAATTTCTCATCATGAGATGCGAGCACACATGTTCCAGCTGGAGGCCATGTCCACCTCCACAGAAGGCAGGAG AAAAAAGCGTTTCCATGGACGGAAGACCGTTAATTTGTCCATTCCACAAAGTGAAGCATCTTCCACTAAACTGTCCCATATCGACGAATACATTTCTTCATCTCCAACCTACCAGACCGTGCCTGATTTTCAGAGAGTGCAGATCACTGGCGATTATGCCTCAGGG GTGACAGTTGAAGACTTTGAAATGGTTTGCAAAGGTCTGTACAGGGCACTGTGCATACGGGAGAAGTACATGCAGAAGTCATTTCAGAGATTCCCTAAAACCCCTTCCAAGTACTTGCGGAACATCGATGGTGAGGCTTGGGTAGCAAACGAGAGCTTCTACCCAG TCTTTACCCCTCCTGCGAAGAACGGAGAAGAACCCTTCCAAACAGATAACCTCCCGGAAAACCTGGGTTATCACCTCAAAATGAAGGACGGTGTGGTTCACGTCTATCCTAATGAAGCAGCAGCCAGCAAAGATGAACCTAAGCCACTTCCTTATCTCGATATGGACACCTTCTTAGATGATATGAATTTTTTGCTTGCTTTAATTGCCCAAGGACCTGT TAAGACCTACACCCACCGGCGCCTGAAGTTCCTGTCTTCCAAGTTCCAGGTCCATGAGATGCTCAACGAGATGGACGAGTTAAAGGAGTTGAAGAACAACCCCCACCGAGATTTTTATAACTGCAGGAAG GTGGACACCCATATCCATGCAGCCGCTTGCATGAACCAAAAGCACCTGCTGCGCTTTATTAAGAAATCTTACCACATTGATGCTGACAGAGTGGTCTACAGCAGCAAGGAGAAAAATCTGACCCTGAAGGAACTTTTTGCCAAATTAAAGATGCATCCCTATGACCTGACCGTTGATTCTCTGGATGTTCACGCT GGACGCCAGACCTTCCAGCGTTTTGATAAGTTCAATGACAAATACAATCCTGTAGGAGCAAGTGAGCTACGAGACCTCTACTTAAAGACAGACAATTATATTGATGGGGAATATTTTGCCACTATCATCAAG GAGGTAGGTGCAGACCTGGTGGAGGCAAAGTACCAGCACGCCGAGCCCCGCCTGTCAATCTATGGCCGCAGTCCTGATGAGTGGCACAAACTGTCCTCCTGGTTCGTCCGTAACCGCATCTACTGCCGCAACATGACCTGGCTGATCCAGGTCCCCAGGATCTA CGATGTGTTCCGATCGAAGAACTTCCTCCCACACTTCGGGAAGATGCTGGAGAATGTTTTCATGCCAGTGTTTGAGGCCACCATTAATCCCCAGGCTCACCCAGACCTCAGTGTCTTCCTTAAGCAT ATTACTGGCTTCGACAGTGTGGATGATGAGTCCAAACACAGTGGCCACATGTTCTCCTCCAAGAGTCCCAAGCCCCAGGAGTGGACCATGGAAAAGAATCCGTCTTACACTTACTATGCCTACTACATGTATGCAAACATCACGGTTCTCAACAGCCTGAGAAA GGAACGAGGCATGAATACTTTCCTGTTCCGACCTCACTGCGGGGAAGCGGGCGCTCTCACCCATCTCATGACAGCATTCATGACAGCAGATAATATTTCTCATGGCCTGAATCTAAAGAAG aGTCCTGTgttacagtatttgttcttcttagCCCAGATTCCCATCGCCATGTCGCCATTAAGTAACAACAGCTTATTTCTAGAATATGCCAAAAATCCTTTTTTAGATTTCCTCCAGAAGGGACTAATGATCTCACTGTCGACAGATGACCCGATGCAATTCCACTTTACCAAG GAGCCCCTAATGGAAGAATACGCCATTGCTGCCCAAGTGTTCAAACTGAGTACCTGCGATATGTGTGAAGTGGCAAGAAACAGTGTTCTGCAATGTGGAATTTCTCATGAG gAGAAAGCAAAGTTCCTGGGCGACAATTACCTCGAGGAAGGCCCTATGGGAAACGATATCCGGAAGACAAATGTAGCCCAAATCCGCATGGCCTATCGCTATGAAACCTGGTGTTATGAACTTAATTTAATTGCTGAAGGCCTTAAATCGGGAGAATAA
- the AMPD1 gene encoding AMP deaminase 1 isoform X3, whose product MMKYVAWLKKYLPLKSKMREAVRRFPPLMWMKSVQFLIMRCEHTCSSWRPCPPPQKAGGKKKRFHGRKTVNLSIPQSEASSTKLSHIDEYISSSPTYQTVPDFQRVQITGDYASGVTVEDFEMVCKGLYRALCIREKYMQKSFQRFPKTPSKYLRNIDGEAWVANESFYPVFTPPAKNGEEPFQTDNLPENLGYHLKMKDGVVHVYPNEAAASKDEPKPLPYLDMDTFLDDMNFLLALIAQGPVKTYTHRRLKFLSSKFQVHEMLNEMDELKELKNNPHRDFYNCRKVDTHIHAAACMNQKHLLRFIKKSYHIDADRVVYSSKEKNLTLKELFAKLKMHPYDLTVDSLDVHAGRQTFQRFDKFNDKYNPVGASELRDLYLKTDNYIDGEYFATIIKEVGADLVEAKYQHAEPRLSIYGRSPDEWHKLSSWFVRNRIYCRNMTWLIQVPRIYDVFRSKNFLPHFGKMLENVFMPVFEATINPQAHPDLSVFLKHITGFDSVDDESKHSGHMFSSKSPKPQEWTMEKNPSYTYYAYYMYANITVLNSLRKERGMNTFLFRPHCGEAGALTHLMTAFMTADNISHGLNLKKSPVLQYLFFLAQIPIAMSPLSNNSLFLEYAKNPFLDFLQKGLMISLSTDDPMQFHFTKEPLMEEYAIAAQVFKLSTCDMCEVARNSVLQCGISHEEKAKFLGDNYLEEGPMGNDIRKTNVAQIRMAYRYETWCYELNLIAEGLKSGE is encoded by the exons ATGATGAAATACGTAGCTTGGCTGAAAAAGTATTTGCCTCTGAAGTCAAAGATGAGGGAGGCCGTCAGGAGATTTCCCCCTTTGATGTGGATGAAATCTGTCCAATTTCTCATCATGAGATGCGAGCACACATGTTCCAGCTGGAGGCCATGTCCACCTCCACAGAAGGCAGGAGGTAA AAAAAAGCGTTTCCATGGACGGAAGACCGTTAATTTGTCCATTCCACAAAGTGAAGCATCTTCCACTAAACTGTCCCATATCGACGAATACATTTCTTCATCTCCAACCTACCAGACCGTGCCTGATTTTCAGAGAGTGCAGATCACTGGCGATTATGCCTCAGGG GTGACAGTTGAAGACTTTGAAATGGTTTGCAAAGGTCTGTACAGGGCACTGTGCATACGGGAGAAGTACATGCAGAAGTCATTTCAGAGATTCCCTAAAACCCCTTCCAAGTACTTGCGGAACATCGATGGTGAGGCTTGGGTAGCAAACGAGAGCTTCTACCCAG TCTTTACCCCTCCTGCGAAGAACGGAGAAGAACCCTTCCAAACAGATAACCTCCCGGAAAACCTGGGTTATCACCTCAAAATGAAGGACGGTGTGGTTCACGTCTATCCTAATGAAGCAGCAGCCAGCAAAGATGAACCTAAGCCACTTCCTTATCTCGATATGGACACCTTCTTAGATGATATGAATTTTTTGCTTGCTTTAATTGCCCAAGGACCTGT TAAGACCTACACCCACCGGCGCCTGAAGTTCCTGTCTTCCAAGTTCCAGGTCCATGAGATGCTCAACGAGATGGACGAGTTAAAGGAGTTGAAGAACAACCCCCACCGAGATTTTTATAACTGCAGGAAG GTGGACACCCATATCCATGCAGCCGCTTGCATGAACCAAAAGCACCTGCTGCGCTTTATTAAGAAATCTTACCACATTGATGCTGACAGAGTGGTCTACAGCAGCAAGGAGAAAAATCTGACCCTGAAGGAACTTTTTGCCAAATTAAAGATGCATCCCTATGACCTGACCGTTGATTCTCTGGATGTTCACGCT GGACGCCAGACCTTCCAGCGTTTTGATAAGTTCAATGACAAATACAATCCTGTAGGAGCAAGTGAGCTACGAGACCTCTACTTAAAGACAGACAATTATATTGATGGGGAATATTTTGCCACTATCATCAAG GAGGTAGGTGCAGACCTGGTGGAGGCAAAGTACCAGCACGCCGAGCCCCGCCTGTCAATCTATGGCCGCAGTCCTGATGAGTGGCACAAACTGTCCTCCTGGTTCGTCCGTAACCGCATCTACTGCCGCAACATGACCTGGCTGATCCAGGTCCCCAGGATCTA CGATGTGTTCCGATCGAAGAACTTCCTCCCACACTTCGGGAAGATGCTGGAGAATGTTTTCATGCCAGTGTTTGAGGCCACCATTAATCCCCAGGCTCACCCAGACCTCAGTGTCTTCCTTAAGCAT ATTACTGGCTTCGACAGTGTGGATGATGAGTCCAAACACAGTGGCCACATGTTCTCCTCCAAGAGTCCCAAGCCCCAGGAGTGGACCATGGAAAAGAATCCGTCTTACACTTACTATGCCTACTACATGTATGCAAACATCACGGTTCTCAACAGCCTGAGAAA GGAACGAGGCATGAATACTTTCCTGTTCCGACCTCACTGCGGGGAAGCGGGCGCTCTCACCCATCTCATGACAGCATTCATGACAGCAGATAATATTTCTCATGGCCTGAATCTAAAGAAG aGTCCTGTgttacagtatttgttcttcttagCCCAGATTCCCATCGCCATGTCGCCATTAAGTAACAACAGCTTATTTCTAGAATATGCCAAAAATCCTTTTTTAGATTTCCTCCAGAAGGGACTAATGATCTCACTGTCGACAGATGACCCGATGCAATTCCACTTTACCAAG GAGCCCCTAATGGAAGAATACGCCATTGCTGCCCAAGTGTTCAAACTGAGTACCTGCGATATGTGTGAAGTGGCAAGAAACAGTGTTCTGCAATGTGGAATTTCTCATGAG gAGAAAGCAAAGTTCCTGGGCGACAATTACCTCGAGGAAGGCCCTATGGGAAACGATATCCGGAAGACAAATGTAGCCCAAATCCGCATGGCCTATCGCTATGAAACCTGGTGTTATGAACTTAATTTAATTGCTGAAGGCCTTAAATCGGGAGAATAA
- the AMPD1 gene encoding AMP deaminase 1 isoform X2, producing the protein MPLLKLPEIDDEIRSLAEKVFASEVKDEGGRQEISPFDVDEICPISHHEMRAHMFQLEAMSTSTEGRRKKRFHGRKTVNLSIPQSEASSTKLSHIDEYISSSPTYQTVPDFQRVQITGDYASGVTVEDFEMVCKGLYRALCIREKYMQKSFQRFPKTPSKYLRNIDGEAWVANESFYPVFTPPAKNGEEPFQTDNLPENLGYHLKMKDGVVHVYPNEAAASKDEPKPLPYLDMDTFLDDMNFLLALIAQGPVKTYTHRRLKFLSSKFQVHEMLNEMDELKELKNNPHRDFYNCRKVDTHIHAAACMNQKHLLRFIKKSYHIDADRVVYSSKEKNLTLKELFAKLKMHPYDLTVDSLDVHAGRQTFQRFDKFNDKYNPVGASELRDLYLKTDNYIDGEYFATIIKEVGADLVEAKYQHAEPRLSIYGRSPDEWHKLSSWFVRNRIYCRNMTWLIQVPRIYDVFRSKNFLPHFGKMLENVFMPVFEATINPQAHPDLSVFLKHITGFDSVDDESKHSGHMFSSKSPKPQEWTMEKNPSYTYYAYYMYANITVLNSLRKERGMNTFLFRPHCGEAGALTHLMTAFMTADNISHGLNLKKSPVLQYLFFLAQIPIAMSPLSNNSLFLEYAKNPFLDFLQKGLMISLSTDDPMQFHFTKEPLMEEYAIAAQVFKLSTCDMCEVARNSVLQCGISHEEKAKFLGDNYLEEGPMGNDIRKTNVAQIRMAYRYETWCYELNLIAEGLKSGE; encoded by the exons AAATTGATGATGAAATACGTAGCTTGGCTGAAAAAGTATTTGCCTCTGAAGTCAAAGATGAGGGAGGCCGTCAGGAGATTTCCCCCTTTGATGTGGATGAAATCTGTCCAATTTCTCATCATGAGATGCGAGCACACATGTTCCAGCTGGAGGCCATGTCCACCTCCACAGAAGGCAGGAG AAAAAAGCGTTTCCATGGACGGAAGACCGTTAATTTGTCCATTCCACAAAGTGAAGCATCTTCCACTAAACTGTCCCATATCGACGAATACATTTCTTCATCTCCAACCTACCAGACCGTGCCTGATTTTCAGAGAGTGCAGATCACTGGCGATTATGCCTCAGGG GTGACAGTTGAAGACTTTGAAATGGTTTGCAAAGGTCTGTACAGGGCACTGTGCATACGGGAGAAGTACATGCAGAAGTCATTTCAGAGATTCCCTAAAACCCCTTCCAAGTACTTGCGGAACATCGATGGTGAGGCTTGGGTAGCAAACGAGAGCTTCTACCCAG TCTTTACCCCTCCTGCGAAGAACGGAGAAGAACCCTTCCAAACAGATAACCTCCCGGAAAACCTGGGTTATCACCTCAAAATGAAGGACGGTGTGGTTCACGTCTATCCTAATGAAGCAGCAGCCAGCAAAGATGAACCTAAGCCACTTCCTTATCTCGATATGGACACCTTCTTAGATGATATGAATTTTTTGCTTGCTTTAATTGCCCAAGGACCTGT TAAGACCTACACCCACCGGCGCCTGAAGTTCCTGTCTTCCAAGTTCCAGGTCCATGAGATGCTCAACGAGATGGACGAGTTAAAGGAGTTGAAGAACAACCCCCACCGAGATTTTTATAACTGCAGGAAG GTGGACACCCATATCCATGCAGCCGCTTGCATGAACCAAAAGCACCTGCTGCGCTTTATTAAGAAATCTTACCACATTGATGCTGACAGAGTGGTCTACAGCAGCAAGGAGAAAAATCTGACCCTGAAGGAACTTTTTGCCAAATTAAAGATGCATCCCTATGACCTGACCGTTGATTCTCTGGATGTTCACGCT GGACGCCAGACCTTCCAGCGTTTTGATAAGTTCAATGACAAATACAATCCTGTAGGAGCAAGTGAGCTACGAGACCTCTACTTAAAGACAGACAATTATATTGATGGGGAATATTTTGCCACTATCATCAAG GAGGTAGGTGCAGACCTGGTGGAGGCAAAGTACCAGCACGCCGAGCCCCGCCTGTCAATCTATGGCCGCAGTCCTGATGAGTGGCACAAACTGTCCTCCTGGTTCGTCCGTAACCGCATCTACTGCCGCAACATGACCTGGCTGATCCAGGTCCCCAGGATCTA CGATGTGTTCCGATCGAAGAACTTCCTCCCACACTTCGGGAAGATGCTGGAGAATGTTTTCATGCCAGTGTTTGAGGCCACCATTAATCCCCAGGCTCACCCAGACCTCAGTGTCTTCCTTAAGCAT ATTACTGGCTTCGACAGTGTGGATGATGAGTCCAAACACAGTGGCCACATGTTCTCCTCCAAGAGTCCCAAGCCCCAGGAGTGGACCATGGAAAAGAATCCGTCTTACACTTACTATGCCTACTACATGTATGCAAACATCACGGTTCTCAACAGCCTGAGAAA GGAACGAGGCATGAATACTTTCCTGTTCCGACCTCACTGCGGGGAAGCGGGCGCTCTCACCCATCTCATGACAGCATTCATGACAGCAGATAATATTTCTCATGGCCTGAATCTAAAGAAG aGTCCTGTgttacagtatttgttcttcttagCCCAGATTCCCATCGCCATGTCGCCATTAAGTAACAACAGCTTATTTCTAGAATATGCCAAAAATCCTTTTTTAGATTTCCTCCAGAAGGGACTAATGATCTCACTGTCGACAGATGACCCGATGCAATTCCACTTTACCAAG GAGCCCCTAATGGAAGAATACGCCATTGCTGCCCAAGTGTTCAAACTGAGTACCTGCGATATGTGTGAAGTGGCAAGAAACAGTGTTCTGCAATGTGGAATTTCTCATGAG gAGAAAGCAAAGTTCCTGGGCGACAATTACCTCGAGGAAGGCCCTATGGGAAACGATATCCGGAAGACAAATGTAGCCCAAATCCGCATGGCCTATCGCTATGAAACCTGGTGTTATGAACTTAATTTAATTGCTGAAGGCCTTAAATCGGGAGAATAA